The genomic segment AGACTTGACGAAATCAATAATATGGATTTGCCAAAGTGAATACGGAAATGCTCAAATCGATCATTAAAAAAGACATATAATATGGCAGGAAATATGACATTGGCAGGAAACAGCGAGTTCAAAAGTTGGGTTTCGCAGTTGAAGAAAGATATACGCCATGCACAGGTTAAGGCGGCAATCAAGGTTAACACAGAATTGCTCCGCCTTTATTGGCGTATGGGTGCAGACATCTGTGAAAAGCAGAAATCTGCATCTTGGGGCGATGGCTGGCTCAAAGAATTGAGCCGTGAACTTATGGCGGAGTTTCCAGATATGAAAGGGCTTTCATACAGGAATCTACAATACATTAGGCAATGGTATCTCTTTTATAATCAAGGAAATATAATTGTGCAACAAGTTGTTGCACAATTACAAAAAGGACATGGGCAACAACCTGTTGCCCAAATAAACGAGGACGTATTCTTCTCCGTTCCTTGGGGGCATCATCTGTATATCATATCGCAATGTAAGGATGTTAACCGTGCTGTGTTCTATCTGAATAAGACCGTAGAAAATGGTTGGAGTCGTGCTGTTCTGCTTAATTTCCTTGACACTAATCTGTATGAGCGACAGGGAAAGGCTGTGAATAACTTTAACAAGCTGCTGGCGGATTCTCAAAGCGAATTAGCAGCACAAACATTGAAAGACCCTTATAATTTCGATTTCCTCACACTTGACGGTGAGTATCGGGAGCGAGAATTGGAGCAAGGACTTACCCAAAATGTAACACGCTTTTTGCTTGAATTGGGTACAGGTTTTGCTTTTGTTGGAAGTCAAGTTCCTCTACAAGTAGGGGGAGACACTGTATATCCCGACTTGCTTTTCTATCACTTGGAACTGCGCTGTTATGTTGTCGTAGAACTGAAGATTACAAAATTCAAAGCTGAACATTTGGGACAGTTGGGGATGTATATAAGTGCTGTAAATCATATAAAAAAGAAGCCTACTGACAACCCTACAATTGGATTGCTTATCTGCAAAACCAAGAACAATGTGATGGCTCAATATGCTCTTGAATCAACCAATCAGCCAATAGGCATCTCCGAATATCAGTTGTCTAAGCTCATGCCTGAAAACATACAAAGCCAGTTGCCTACAATCGAAGATATTGAAGCAACGCTTTCTGATATAAAGGAGACTAAGGATTGATACGTAAGATATCAATATGAAAAGCCTACGGCTGCGGATTGCAAATCCGCTTTAAAGTGGTCGAACCT from the Segatella copri genome contains:
- a CDS encoding PDDEXK nuclease domain-containing protein, yielding MAGNMTLAGNSEFKSWVSQLKKDIRHAQVKAAIKVNTELLRLYWRMGADICEKQKSASWGDGWLKELSRELMAEFPDMKGLSYRNLQYIRQWYLFYNQGNIIVQQVVAQLQKGHGQQPVAQINEDVFFSVPWGHHLYIISQCKDVNRAVFYLNKTVENGWSRAVLLNFLDTNLYERQGKAVNNFNKLLADSQSELAAQTLKDPYNFDFLTLDGEYRERELEQGLTQNVTRFLLELGTGFAFVGSQVPLQVGGDTVYPDLLFYHLELRCYVVVELKITKFKAEHLGQLGMYISAVNHIKKKPTDNPTIGLLICKTKNNVMAQYALESTNQPIGISEYQLSKLMPENIQSQLPTIEDIEATLSDIKETKD